A single genomic interval of uncultured Desulfobulbus sp. harbors:
- a CDS encoding flagellar protein FlaG, which yields MNIEAVGSNIASPPRTSEASQQVENKRQASQETTPSSSEEESQVQSEELLDQIKALTEDGLYSVRFEQESGIDDLVVKVVDRETDEVIRQIPPEELLKLTQKLKALAGNLIDTMS from the coding sequence ATGAATATCGAGGCAGTCGGCAGCAATATCGCCAGTCCACCCCGCACTAGCGAGGCAAGCCAGCAGGTGGAGAACAAACGTCAGGCCAGCCAGGAAACCACCCCAAGCTCCTCGGAAGAGGAAAGCCAGGTCCAATCCGAGGAACTCCTTGATCAGATCAAGGCCCTGACGGAGGATGGTCTGTACAGCGTTCGCTTTGAACAGGAATCCGGCATCGACGATTTAGTGGTAAAGGTCGTGGACCGGGAAACCGATGAAGTGATACGGCAGATACCACCCGAAGAATTACTCAAACTCACGCAAAAACTGAAGGCACTGGCAGGAAATCTCATTGACACGATGAGTTAG
- a CDS encoding radical SAM protein, translated as MRYEGPIYRPPSEADSLLIPATVGCPHNKCTFCMVYKGGPPFKIRSTQEICEDMDLAVQRYGHHVTTLFFPAGNTIAMKTEQLSRICRYAYEVFPNLQRVTVYGSSQYIHMKGLAGMLQLAEAGLSRIHVGLESGDDCVLRHVCKGTSRQQQIEAGRMVLDAGIELSQYVVLGLGGTLRSREHAHETASALNAINPTFIRLRTLLPKNNTPLLEEILAGKFHMLGPHGVLRETLELVNRLEVTSALTSDHYTNYINVHGILPRDKPRIQQEILMGLEREESAFRPIYIGNQ; from the coding sequence ATGCGTTATGAAGGGCCTATTTATAGACCGCCCAGCGAAGCGGATTCACTGCTTATTCCGGCAACAGTAGGCTGCCCTCACAATAAATGCACCTTCTGCATGGTGTATAAGGGAGGGCCTCCTTTTAAAATTCGCTCGACCCAGGAAATCTGTGAGGACATGGATCTTGCCGTTCAGCGGTATGGACACCATGTCACCACGCTTTTCTTTCCGGCCGGGAACACCATTGCCATGAAGACGGAGCAATTGAGCCGGATATGCCGATATGCGTATGAGGTTTTCCCCAATTTGCAGCGGGTGACTGTGTACGGCTCGTCGCAGTATATTCACATGAAGGGCCTTGCTGGTATGCTGCAGCTTGCAGAAGCCGGCCTTTCGCGCATCCATGTCGGTCTTGAATCAGGTGATGATTGTGTCTTGCGCCATGTCTGCAAGGGGACATCCCGCCAGCAACAGATTGAGGCGGGCCGTATGGTTCTGGACGCGGGCATTGAGTTGAGTCAGTATGTAGTGCTTGGACTGGGTGGTACATTGCGAAGCCGTGAGCATGCCCATGAAACCGCATCAGCGCTGAATGCAATCAATCCGACCTTCATTCGTTTGCGCACCCTGCTGCCGAAAAACAATACGCCCCTTCTTGAGGAAATATTGGCCGGAAAATTTCACATGCTCGGCCCACACGGCGTGTTGCGGGAAACATTGGAGTTGGTGAACCGGCTCGAGGTGACCTCTGCGTTAACCAGCGATCATTATACCAATTATATCAATGTTCATGGGATTCTGCCCCGGGATAAGCCCAGAATTCAACAGGAAATATTGATGGGGCTGGAACGCGAGGAATCCGCTTTTCGGCCGATTTATATCGGGAATCAATAA
- a CDS encoding TatD family hydrolase, with the protein MHLIDTHCHLDVSPVFDRLQQILHQANGVDVNEFVIPGVDRAGWDRILHLSRSNQGIHAAPGLHPMYLSLHRSQDLEELEALAQRGHITAIGEIGLDYFVPDLDRHAQQRLFEHQLDIAGKAQLPILVHCRKAHDQVLATVRRKAFAHGGVVHAFSGSFQQANEYIKLGFGIGVGGVITYDRAKKVRKNCIELPHKWLVLETDTPDIIVARHREEPCNLPQYLPDILATLAELRLETQETIAAYTTENARRILGLRKKDSIEDIFTDAILPSCQPHSSDNGKKSAQLP; encoded by the coding sequence ATGCACCTTATCGATACTCACTGTCATCTCGATGTTTCTCCAGTTTTTGACCGATTGCAACAGATTTTGCATCAGGCCAACGGCGTCGATGTTAATGAGTTTGTCATTCCCGGAGTTGATCGCGCCGGATGGGATCGCATTCTGCATTTGAGCCGCAGCAACCAAGGCATCCATGCCGCTCCGGGGTTGCACCCCATGTACCTCTCCCTGCATCGTTCTCAAGACCTTGAAGAGCTTGAGGCGCTCGCACAACGCGGCCATATCACGGCAATTGGGGAGATCGGCCTTGACTATTTTGTTCCCGACTTAGATCGTCACGCTCAACAACGACTCTTTGAACACCAACTTGATATTGCTGGCAAAGCGCAGCTCCCAATACTGGTCCACTGTCGCAAAGCGCACGACCAGGTACTGGCAACAGTGCGACGCAAGGCCTTTGCCCACGGGGGTGTTGTTCACGCCTTTTCCGGAAGTTTTCAGCAGGCGAATGAATACATCAAACTTGGGTTCGGTATAGGAGTGGGAGGAGTCATTACCTATGATCGCGCCAAAAAGGTTCGCAAAAACTGCATCGAACTCCCCCATAAATGGCTGGTGCTGGAGACCGATACACCGGACATAATCGTTGCACGTCACCGTGAAGAACCCTGCAACTTGCCGCAATATCTGCCGGATATCCTTGCCACGCTGGCGGAACTGCGGTTGGAGACGCAGGAAACGATCGCAGCGTATACCACGGAGAATGCGCGTCGTATTTTAGGGCTAAGAAAGAAGGACTCAATTGAAGATATCTTTACTGATGCCATTTTACCATCTTGCCAGCCTCATTCATCTGACAATGGCAAAAAGAGTGCTCAACTCCCGTAG
- the fliD gene encoding flagellar filament capping protein FliD has protein sequence MTIQFGGLATGLDTSTIIEQLMEIERAPVTRLEADQTWLNNRLEAFQELDTRLKSFSDKIKDLNYSSTLLKRSVKQSSEEFVSASANSKAITGASYQVEVVSVAQVQKSVSEDGYADKDTARFGTGSLSFTVGGSSRSITLTDDNNSLEGLASAINEADIGISAAIINTGDAANPYRLSLTGTDVATEFSMDTSGLNGNEALSIGTPVQETSKALIRVDTVEITSDSNTLTEAIPGMTLDLLKAEEGTTTTLNVSVDKENIKTAIAAFAEGYNEVISFITEQSAFNGSEGGVLGGDASINAVKRQLQNLLTETTTNSGIFKTMSQLGFETQKDGTLVVNETTLNSAINNNLDDVATLLAGETGVTGIATKFKNYLYDTTNSGTGLYKIKKDSITSNLNKIDTSITKTEARLEMRQKMLEAQFSAMETLVSGLNSQSTYLTQQMENLSKMMSGGN, from the coding sequence ATGACGATTCAATTTGGCGGACTTGCAACAGGATTGGACACCAGCACCATCATCGAACAGCTGATGGAAATCGAGCGTGCACCGGTCACTCGCCTGGAAGCGGATCAGACCTGGCTGAACAATCGTCTGGAAGCCTTTCAGGAACTGGACACGCGCTTAAAGTCCTTCTCCGACAAGATCAAGGACCTCAACTACTCCTCCACCTTGCTCAAGCGTTCGGTCAAGCAGAGCTCGGAAGAGTTTGTCTCTGCCTCGGCCAACAGCAAGGCCATCACCGGCGCCAGCTACCAGGTGGAAGTCGTCTCCGTGGCCCAGGTGCAAAAGTCGGTTTCCGAAGACGGGTATGCCGACAAGGACACCGCTCGCTTTGGCACCGGCTCGCTGAGTTTTACCGTGGGCGGGAGTAGCCGCTCCATAACCTTAACCGACGATAACAACTCGCTCGAGGGTTTGGCCAGCGCCATCAATGAAGCAGATATCGGCATCTCGGCGGCCATCATCAATACCGGAGATGCGGCCAATCCCTACCGGCTTTCCCTCACCGGCACAGATGTGGCCACGGAATTCTCCATGGATACCAGCGGCCTGAACGGCAACGAAGCCCTCTCCATCGGCACCCCGGTACAGGAGACAAGCAAGGCCCTTATACGTGTGGACACGGTCGAGATCACCAGCGACTCCAACACCCTGACCGAGGCTATCCCGGGTATGACCTTGGATCTGCTCAAGGCGGAAGAGGGAACCACCACCACCTTGAACGTCAGTGTGGACAAGGAAAACATTAAAACCGCCATCGCCGCCTTTGCCGAAGGATACAATGAGGTGATCAGCTTCATCACCGAACAGTCCGCCTTTAATGGCTCTGAAGGTGGGGTCTTGGGTGGGGATGCCAGCATAAATGCGGTCAAACGGCAGCTGCAGAACCTGCTCACGGAAACAACGACCAACTCGGGCATTTTCAAGACCATGTCCCAACTTGGTTTTGAAACGCAGAAGGACGGCACGCTCGTGGTCAATGAGACGACCTTGAACAGTGCGATCAACAACAACCTCGACGATGTGGCCACACTGCTGGCCGGCGAGACCGGGGTGACAGGAATTGCGACCAAGTTCAAGAATTATCTCTACGATACGACCAATTCCGGTACCGGGCTGTACAAGATCAAAAAAGACAGCATTACGAGCAATCTCAATAAAATAGACACCAGTATTACCAAAACCGAGGCACGGCTGGAAATGCGGCAGAAGATGCTGGAAGCCCAGTTCAGCGCCATGGAAACCCTGGTTAGCGGTCTTAACTCTCAATCAACCTACCTGACTCAGCAGATGGAAAACCTGAGCAAGATGATGAGCGGGGGGAACTAA
- the fliS gene encoding flagellar export chaperone FliS — translation MNGYVNQYLTNTVNSASPEQLMLMLYDGAIRFVSLGIQAIENGIIDKRAYYINKTSAIISEFAATLDHSHNPKLAEDLDALYSYMLNRLLAANLKNDTAPLIEVKKMLSDLRATWAQAIDINKQEMREAAGVEPATPGVHYKPLAAAM, via the coding sequence ATGAACGGATATGTGAATCAATACCTGACCAACACGGTCAACTCGGCTTCGCCGGAGCAACTGATGCTGATGCTCTATGATGGCGCCATCAGATTCGTCTCACTCGGCATTCAGGCCATCGAAAACGGAATAATCGATAAACGGGCCTATTATATCAATAAAACATCCGCCATTATCTCCGAGTTCGCGGCCACCCTCGATCATTCGCACAACCCCAAGCTCGCCGAAGATCTTGACGCGCTGTACAGCTACATGCTCAACCGTCTGCTGGCGGCGAATTTGAAAAACGACACGGCACCACTGATTGAGGTCAAGAAAATGCTCTCAGACCTGCGGGCGACATGGGCGCAGGCCATCGATATCAACAAGCAGGAAATGCGGGAAGCGGCAGGCGTGGAGCCGGCGACTCCCGGCGTGCACTACAAACCCCTTGCGGCGGCCATGTAA
- a CDS encoding flagellin, protein MDITTVEGAADAIKAIDGALMQVDNMRGELGAVQNRFESTISNLSNVSENLSSARSRILDADIAQETSNMTKQNILAQAGVSILAQANQSPQLALSLLG, encoded by the coding sequence GTGGATATCACCACTGTTGAAGGCGCAGCCGATGCAATCAAAGCCATTGACGGCGCCCTGATGCAGGTTGACAACATGCGCGGCGAGCTTGGTGCGGTCCAGAACCGTTTCGAGTCCACCATCTCCAACCTGAGCAACGTTTCCGAGAACCTCTCCTCGGCCCGCTCCCGTATCCTCGATGCGGACATTGCCCAGGAAACCTCCAACATGACCAAGCAGAACATCCTGGCCCAGGCCGGTGTCTCCATCCTGGCCCAGGCCAACCAGAGCCCGCAGCTGGCCCTGAGTCTGCTCGGATAA
- a CDS encoding PilZ domain-containing protein: MRFPLDSLEFAQIDLQRDCLLTIDLPDQTLAVAAEINELLPPYLIQFTAKEIVTHTQDRKFFRVDATARVAASSLIPETMSRTGESWRLLGDTIDLSGSGLLCAFSDPLEKGSKVRIELTLPSQEMDVIRALGHVVRCKKIEEGLYHTALHFDMIDSESQDKIMACCFELQRRYLRLRVSLRQPDAGQ, translated from the coding sequence TTGAGATTTCCGTTGGATTCCCTGGAGTTTGCACAAATCGATCTCCAACGAGACTGCCTGCTCACGATCGACCTGCCGGATCAAACCTTGGCCGTTGCTGCAGAAATAAACGAACTTCTGCCGCCCTACCTGATACAATTCACCGCAAAAGAGATAGTAACCCACACGCAGGACCGGAAATTTTTTCGTGTGGACGCAACTGCCCGGGTCGCAGCATCCTCTCTTATCCCCGAAACCATGTCGCGCACAGGAGAGAGTTGGCGTCTGCTTGGCGATACCATCGATCTCAGCGGCAGCGGCTTGCTCTGCGCATTCAGTGATCCTCTGGAAAAAGGCTCCAAGGTACGGATTGAACTTACCCTGCCGTCTCAGGAGATGGACGTCATAAGGGCGCTAGGGCATGTAGTGCGTTGCAAAAAAATCGAAGAAGGCCTCTACCACACAGCCCTGCATTTTGACATGATCGACTCGGAAAGCCAGGACAAAATCATGGCCTGTTGTTTTGAACTGCAACGCCGCTACCTGCGGTTGCGTGTCAGCCTGCGGCAACCGGATGCCGGCCAATAA
- a CDS encoding PilZ domain-containing protein — protein sequence MARIVELLNRIKDHAPTVVDIPANDGENYRCKAVLLKKDATTVELVFPPNSWEENNLSIGAQCHLAVEHEGQAINLIARLDQISGNRRLQLTPSEPVSPETLREYFRVMINIPIEASYIAGPREKNAKTWKMIGTTIDLSGSGVLAVFAERPQTLHNIQLVMTMPEDEPSIVCLADVVRTYRLRKNRYQVAFHFEVISSKTRDQVISCCLQEQRRQLRENVQTE from the coding sequence GTGGCACGAATAGTGGAACTTCTCAATAGAATCAAAGATCACGCTCCAACCGTGGTCGATATACCGGCGAACGACGGCGAAAACTATCGTTGCAAGGCGGTGTTGCTCAAAAAAGACGCCACCACCGTTGAGCTGGTGTTTCCGCCCAATTCATGGGAAGAAAATAACCTTTCCATTGGCGCACAGTGTCACCTGGCGGTCGAGCATGAGGGGCAAGCCATTAATCTCATCGCCCGGCTCGACCAGATCAGCGGCAACCGGCGGCTCCAACTGACACCGAGCGAACCGGTTTCGCCGGAAACTCTCCGCGAATATTTCCGCGTCATGATCAATATACCCATTGAGGCGAGCTATATTGCCGGACCGCGGGAAAAAAACGCAAAGACATGGAAAATGATCGGCACCACGATCGACCTCAGCGGAAGCGGGGTTCTGGCGGTCTTTGCCGAAAGACCGCAGACCCTGCATAACATTCAGTTGGTCATGACCATGCCCGAGGATGAGCCTTCCATCGTCTGCCTGGCTGATGTAGTGCGCACTTATCGACTTCGAAAAAACCGCTATCAGGTCGCCTTTCATTTTGAAGTGATTTCCAGCAAGACACGCGACCAGGTTATCTCCTGTTGCCTGCAGGAACAACGCAGACAACTGCGGGAAAACGTGCAAACCGAGTAA